In a genomic window of bacterium:
- a CDS encoding efflux RND transporter periplasmic adaptor subunit, whose amino-acid sequence MLAFLSSRLAVLLALVLALGAGACGRSAADGDARDQGDRGRNHRRAPSVSTAVPVEVAPVERRSISFYIQSNGTLEAENEVDVVARTNGPIEELRTEEGRVVSKGQLLARIDDDEIRSQVEIARVSLEEARLNFERAERLYSIQLVSPEEYEQARSRFETARAQYQGNQLQLGYTEIRAPFSGRIVARYIDAAQQVSAGTPLFRLSDFDPLLCPVQVPERELPRLVVGQAAYLTVEAWPEEPFDASVLRISPVIDADTGTVKVTLDVSARDKLRPGMFARVFLKTETHDSAVVVPKTALSLESLGDTVFVDRNGTAERRDVEIGFEEGDSVEVLSGVSPGELVVVVGQDGLSDGTPIQVLGGAESGSARTATGGHPPGGGPPDPSQMAPEDLERMKQRMRENTEGPSPTQR is encoded by the coding sequence ATGCTCGCTTTCCTGAGCTCTCGTCTGGCGGTTCTCTTGGCTTTGGTCCTCGCCCTCGGCGCGGGAGCCTGCGGCAGGTCCGCGGCCGACGGCGACGCCCGCGATCAGGGCGATCGGGGCCGGAATCACCGGCGGGCTCCGTCGGTGAGCACCGCGGTCCCCGTTGAAGTGGCTCCGGTCGAGCGGCGTTCAATCTCGTTCTACATTCAGTCCAACGGCACCCTCGAGGCGGAGAACGAGGTCGACGTCGTCGCACGAACCAACGGCCCGATCGAGGAGCTCCGCACCGAGGAGGGTCGCGTCGTTTCCAAGGGCCAGCTTCTGGCTCGCATCGACGACGACGAGATCCGCTCGCAGGTCGAGATCGCCCGGGTTTCGCTCGAGGAGGCGCGACTCAACTTCGAACGGGCGGAGCGGCTCTACAGCATCCAGCTTGTCAGTCCGGAAGAGTACGAGCAGGCCAGGAGCCGCTTCGAGACCGCCCGGGCCCAGTACCAGGGCAACCAGCTCCAGCTCGGCTACACCGAGATTCGGGCGCCTTTTTCCGGTCGTATCGTCGCGCGCTACATCGACGCCGCGCAGCAGGTTTCGGCCGGGACTCCCTTGTTCCGGCTCTCGGATTTCGACCCGCTCCTGTGCCCGGTCCAGGTACCGGAACGTGAGCTCCCCCGACTGGTGGTTGGGCAGGCGGCTTATCTGACCGTGGAGGCCTGGCCAGAGGAGCCCTTCGATGCCAGCGTGCTTCGCATCAGCCCGGTTATCGATGCCGACACCGGCACGGTCAAGGTCACTCTCGACGTCAGCGCTCGGGACAAGCTCCGGCCCGGGATGTTCGCGCGGGTCTTTCTCAAGACGGAGACCCACGACAGCGCCGTCGTCGTCCCCAAAACGGCGCTCTCCCTCGAAAGCCTCGGGGATACGGTGTTCGTCGATCGAAACGGCACTGCCGAACGGCGCGACGTCGAGATCGGGTTCGAAGAGGGCGACTCGGTCGAGGTGCTGTCGGGAGTGTCGCCCGGAGAGCTGGTCGTCGTCGTCGGTCAGGACGGCCTAAGCGACGGCACGCCGATCCAGGTGCTCGGAGGTGCAGAAAGCGGCAGCGCCCGAACGGCCACCGGCGGCCACCCGCCCGGGGGCGGCCCGCCGGACCCGAGCCAAATGGCCCCGGAAGATCTCGAGCGGATGAAACAACGAATGCGCGAAAACACCGAAGGCCCCTCGCCCACACAGAGGTAA
- a CDS encoding efflux RND transporter permease subunit, which produces MSRHANPLVRFAVERRVTMAMAVLGVMVLGWISLTRLPLEYLPAFSSSSISVRASYRSSSPEEVERLIVRPLEESLGTINGIDTLSASAAADSAQVRLTFIDGTDMDMAAVEVRDRVDRVRHLLPDDLERIFIRRFQSSDIPVLRFDLSAEWPEERLFDYADQIVLRRLERLEGVAQVDVGGVREPELQINIDPARLQAHRVDLRSLSTTLRESNLNLSAGDIRDGNRKLLVRTVGEFSTPREIEQLVLRPDGLRLGDIAEVSYTLPEKEVFNYLNGVDAVTVSVNKASTANLLAVVQRAKAELEAIKGLPESEGAQFRIYQDASLDVRKGLGQLRDAGLIGGLLAIGAVFLFLRKLQTTALIAIAIPISVVATFVLMFFSRQAGLFDLTLNVVSLAGLMLALGMLVDNSVVVIESIFRHRNELGEDAKTAALSGAAEVALPITASTATTICVFLPLIFLATGGRFKLYLQNIGWTVCIVMLASLLVALTVVPMAAALILRDQTERKALWIKRLRRGYGRILRLTLERRLAFVVLITALFAGTIYLLSTVEQSVSARALERQIILKVDTPRQYSPEQTRALYSELYELIDSKRDELDIADVAYNYDRGTGRSRASWRRTRQFDIYLEDESESTLTTAKVREKLRGMLPVRAGVNIRIATQRGRHGTSGVEIQLMGDDPTVLALLAKQVTGELEGLPMVRDVDTSLESGDEEIHVSVTPERSLQAGLSSRAVANTVSSALSTRDVSQFRTEDREVGIVVQYRPEDRETFDQLKNVPVFAADSQLPLGALADFAFVEGPKAIERENRQAQVTISANTSDSRAAFGAMRSIPRILEALPFPAGYSWSFGRWNRHQQQDQLSGLFALLFALPLVYMLLAALFESFIQPLAIMFSVPFAVFGVAVAMKLAGQPWETMTTIGLIILLGVVVNNAIVLLDHINLLRKHGMTRNEAIVLGGQHRLRPIVITAVTTILGLLPLVAPFLLPSVFGTVEGRAASWAPIGLVIIGGLTTSTFLTLLILPTVYSILDDATIFARRVVRAL; this is translated from the coding sequence ATGAGTCGGCACGCCAATCCGCTGGTGCGCTTCGCCGTCGAGAGACGAGTGACCATGGCCATGGCGGTGCTGGGCGTGATGGTGCTGGGCTGGATTTCATTGACCCGGTTGCCGCTCGAGTACCTGCCGGCGTTCTCGTCGTCGTCGATCTCGGTACGGGCGTCGTATCGATCGTCCTCACCGGAGGAAGTCGAGCGACTCATCGTGCGACCGCTCGAAGAGTCGCTAGGGACGATCAACGGCATCGACACGCTATCGGCGAGCGCCGCCGCCGACTCGGCCCAGGTGCGACTGACCTTCATCGACGGCACCGACATGGACATGGCGGCGGTCGAGGTGCGCGATCGGGTCGATCGCGTGCGCCACCTCCTTCCCGACGATCTCGAGCGCATCTTCATCCGGCGCTTTCAGTCGTCCGACATTCCGGTCCTGCGCTTTGATCTCTCGGCCGAATGGCCGGAGGAGCGTCTGTTCGACTACGCCGACCAGATCGTGCTGCGGCGGCTCGAGCGGCTCGAGGGCGTGGCCCAGGTCGACGTCGGCGGCGTCCGCGAGCCCGAGCTTCAGATCAACATCGACCCGGCACGGCTGCAGGCCCATCGAGTCGATCTGCGCAGCCTGTCGACGACGCTTCGCGAGAGCAACTTGAATCTGTCGGCCGGTGACATCCGAGACGGCAATCGCAAGCTCCTGGTGCGAACGGTGGGTGAGTTCAGCACTCCACGCGAGATCGAACAGCTGGTCCTGCGCCCCGACGGCCTCAGGTTGGGCGACATCGCCGAGGTTTCCTACACCCTGCCCGAAAAGGAAGTCTTCAACTACCTGAACGGAGTCGACGCGGTCACCGTTTCGGTCAACAAGGCGTCGACCGCCAACCTGCTCGCCGTGGTCCAGCGCGCCAAGGCCGAGCTCGAGGCGATCAAGGGACTGCCCGAGTCCGAGGGCGCCCAGTTCCGGATCTACCAGGACGCCTCCCTCGACGTCCGCAAGGGCCTGGGGCAGCTTCGAGACGCCGGCCTGATCGGTGGTTTGCTTGCGATCGGAGCGGTGTTTCTGTTTCTCCGCAAGCTTCAAACCACCGCGCTGATCGCGATTGCGATACCGATCTCGGTGGTTGCGACCTTCGTCCTGATGTTCTTCTCGCGCCAGGCGGGGCTCTTCGACCTGACCTTGAACGTGGTCAGCCTGGCCGGTTTGATGCTCGCCCTCGGGATGCTGGTCGACAACTCGGTCGTGGTGATCGAGTCGATCTTCCGACATCGCAACGAGCTCGGCGAGGACGCCAAGACCGCCGCCCTCTCCGGCGCCGCCGAGGTCGCCCTGCCGATTACCGCCTCGACAGCGACCACGATCTGCGTCTTTCTGCCGTTGATCTTCCTTGCGACCGGCGGCCGCTTCAAGCTCTATCTTCAGAACATCGGTTGGACCGTGTGCATCGTGATGCTGGCGTCGCTGCTGGTGGCGCTCACCGTCGTCCCGATGGCGGCGGCGCTGATCCTGCGCGACCAGACCGAGCGCAAGGCGCTGTGGATCAAACGGCTGCGCCGTGGTTACGGCCGAATCTTGCGGTTGACGCTCGAGCGTCGCCTGGCGTTCGTGGTCCTGATCACGGCGCTTTTTGCCGGCACCATCTATCTCCTTTCGACCGTCGAGCAGTCGGTTTCGGCGCGAGCGCTCGAGCGCCAGATCATCCTCAAAGTAGACACACCCCGCCAGTACTCGCCCGAGCAGACTCGAGCTCTCTACAGCGAGCTCTACGAGCTGATCGACTCGAAGCGAGACGAGCTCGACATCGCCGACGTCGCCTACAACTACGATCGCGGCACCGGCCGCTCACGTGCGAGCTGGCGCAGGACCCGCCAGTTCGATATCTACCTCGAGGACGAGAGCGAGAGCACTCTGACCACGGCCAAGGTGCGCGAGAAGCTGCGCGGAATGCTGCCGGTGCGAGCCGGCGTCAACATCCGCATCGCGACCCAGCGGGGTCGCCATGGCACCTCCGGGGTCGAGATTCAGCTCATGGGAGACGATCCGACGGTACTCGCGCTCCTCGCCAAACAGGTCACCGGCGAGCTCGAAGGTCTGCCGATGGTTCGGGATGTCGACACCTCGCTCGAGAGCGGTGACGAGGAGATTCACGTCAGCGTGACTCCGGAGCGCTCGCTGCAGGCCGGGCTTTCGAGCCGTGCCGTCGCCAATACCGTGTCCTCGGCGCTCTCGACTCGTGACGTGTCCCAGTTCCGAACCGAGGATCGCGAGGTCGGGATCGTGGTCCAGTACAGACCCGAGGATCGCGAGACCTTCGATCAGCTGAAGAACGTGCCGGTGTTTGCAGCCGACTCTCAACTGCCGCTGGGAGCACTCGCCGATTTCGCCTTCGTGGAGGGGCCCAAGGCCATCGAGCGCGAGAACCGGCAAGCGCAAGTCACGATCTCCGCCAACACCTCCGATTCCAGGGCCGCCTTTGGCGCCATGCGCTCGATTCCGAGGATTCTCGAGGCTCTCCCCTTCCCGGCCGGCTACAGCTGGAGCTTCGGCCGCTGGAATCGGCATCAGCAACAGGATCAGCTGAGCGGCCTGTTTGCCCTGCTCTTTGCTCTGCCGCTCGTCTACATGCTGCTGGCGGCGCTGTTCGAGAGCTTCATCCAGCCGCTGGCGATCATGTTTTCGGTACCGTTCGCGGTTTTCGGCGTGGCGGTGGCAATGAAGCTGGCCGGCCAGCCCTGGGAGACCATGACCACCATCGGACTGATCATCCTGCTCGGAGTGGTGGTCAACAACGCCATCGTCCTGCTCGATCACATCAACCTGCTGCGCAAGCACGGCATGACGCGCAACGAGGCCATAGTCCTCGGTGGACAACACCGGCTCAGACCGATCGTGATCACGGCGGTAACCACGATCCTCGGGCTGCTGCCGTTGGTGGCGCCGTTTCTCCTGCCCAGCGTCTTCGGAACCGTCGAAGGCCGCGCCGCCAGCTGGGCGCCGATCGGGCTGGTGATCATCGGTGGACTGACGACGTCGACGTTCCTGACCTTGCTGATTCTGCCGACCGTCTACTCGATACTCGACGACGCCACGATCTTCGCGCGGCGGGTGGTGCGAGCGCTATGA
- a CDS encoding methyltransferase domain-containing protein: protein MKDPILHTTPEECCSSEWEQAYRRFETPEQEVEKFSKRFLELGVERWPRETRIASLFCGRGNGMVALERMGFEHLSGFDLSESLLAQYSGPASCYVADCRKPLPVAPGSQDAAIIQGGLHHLPDLPGDLERVLAEIRRILTPEGQVVVVEPWKTPFLDLVHSACRFPLARRIWPKLDALAIMIEHERDTYEQWLARPREIQALLHRYYVPVHERRAWGKLSFVGRPR, encoded by the coding sequence ATGAAAGATCCGATTCTCCACACAACACCCGAGGAGTGCTGCAGCAGCGAGTGGGAGCAGGCGTATCGCCGGTTCGAGACACCGGAGCAGGAAGTGGAGAAATTCTCCAAGAGGTTCCTGGAACTCGGTGTCGAGAGATGGCCGCGTGAAACGAGGATAGCCAGTCTGTTCTGCGGCCGGGGCAACGGCATGGTGGCGCTGGAGCGAATGGGGTTCGAGCACTTGTCCGGCTTCGACCTCTCCGAGAGCCTCCTGGCTCAGTACTCCGGCCCGGCTTCGTGCTACGTCGCCGACTGCCGGAAGCCGCTTCCGGTCGCGCCTGGATCCCAGGACGCGGCGATCATTCAGGGCGGCCTCCATCACCTGCCCGACCTGCCCGGCGACCTCGAACGAGTGCTGGCGGAGATTCGGCGCATTCTCACGCCCGAGGGCCAAGTAGTTGTTGTCGAGCCCTGGAAGACGCCCTTTCTGGACCTGGTTCACAGCGCTTGTCGGTTCCCTCTCGCTCGACGAATCTGGCCCAAGCTCGACGCCCTGGCGATCATGATCGAGCACGAGCGCGACACCTACGAGCAGTGGCTCGCCCGTCCCCGGGAGATCCAAGCGCTGCTTCACCGGTACTACGTGCCCGTGCACGAGCGCCGGGCATGGGGCAAGCTGAGCTTCGTCGGCCGTCCGCGCTAG
- a CDS encoding class I SAM-dependent methyltransferase, with amino-acid sequence MGDSGSYPLGSRSPNGAVGFLSEHSRHGPEVNLSEMVHERWVAGRRVRILGETLAELIPESARLLDVGSGDGQIPAVIQRSRPDLVVRGVDVLVRPDTSIPVQAFDGERLPFEDQSFDTVMFVDVLHHTEAPLRLLREAARVARASVVLKDHTLKGPLAGATLRFMDRTSNRRYGVALPHNYWSEEKWLSAFDEAGLAIEDWRSRLGLYPWPASLLFERGLHFIASLSVRAT; translated from the coding sequence ATGGGTGATTCCGGGAGTTACCCTCTCGGCTCTCGGAGTCCAAACGGTGCTGTCGGGTTTCTTTCTGAGCATTCTCGGCATGGCCCGGAAGTGAATCTCTCTGAGATGGTTCACGAGCGGTGGGTCGCGGGGCGCCGCGTGCGGATACTCGGCGAAACGCTAGCGGAGCTCATTCCCGAGAGCGCCAGGCTTCTCGACGTGGGCTCCGGTGACGGGCAAATCCCGGCCGTGATCCAGCGTTCCCGGCCGGACCTCGTGGTCCGGGGAGTCGACGTCCTGGTTCGACCGGACACTTCGATTCCGGTTCAGGCCTTCGACGGCGAGCGACTGCCGTTCGAGGACCAGAGCTTCGACACGGTCATGTTCGTCGACGTCCTGCACCACACGGAGGCGCCCCTCCGCCTGCTTCGTGAAGCGGCACGGGTCGCCCGTGCCTCGGTAGTTCTCAAGGACCACACCCTCAAAGGGCCCCTGGCCGGCGCGACCCTGCGCTTCATGGACCGGACCAGCAATCGCCGCTACGGCGTCGCGCTTCCCCACAACTACTGGAGTGAAGAGAAGTGGCTCTCGGCTTTCGATGAGGCCGGACTTGCCATCGAGGACTGGCGCTCACGGCTGGGGCTCTACCCCTGGCCCGCGAGCCTGCTCTTCGAGCGCGGCCTCCACTTCATCGCCAGCTTGTCGGTCCGGGCGACATGA
- a CDS encoding glycosyltransferase family 2 protein has translation MLNERTGEPVAAEGKKEPDFELSVVIPCLNEAETLGICIQKAQRAMSEHRITGEVIVADNGSTDGSREIADELGARVVPVTERGYGSALMGGIDAARGRYVIMGDADDSYDFTEVPRFVDKLREGYDFAQGCRLPGGGGRVLPGAMPFLHRFWGNPMLTYLVRRMFQAPIRDVYCGLRGFTKEAYDELGLRCTGMEFAAEMVIKGSLFGKKFAEIPITLHPDGRSAQTPHLRTFRDGWRTLRFFLMYSPRWLFLWPGILLILLGLVGYAVALPGVTVFGAILDVHTLLFASLAVLVGYQSVQFAVFAKAFAVSEKLVPGDPKLNWLFRTVTLERGLVLGVLALLVGLSFLGVAVNQWRLTGFGPLDYARSMRWVIPGVTLSALGVQTVLSGFFLSILGMARK, from the coding sequence ATGCTGAACGAGCGCACCGGCGAGCCTGTCGCCGCAGAGGGCAAGAAGGAACCGGACTTCGAGCTGTCGGTGGTGATTCCCTGTCTCAACGAAGCCGAAACGCTCGGTATTTGCATTCAAAAAGCACAGCGAGCCATGAGCGAGCATCGGATCACCGGTGAGGTGATCGTCGCCGACAACGGCTCGACCGACGGATCGCGTGAGATTGCCGACGAACTGGGCGCGCGCGTGGTCCCGGTCACGGAGCGCGGTTACGGCTCGGCTCTCATGGGCGGCATCGACGCCGCTCGGGGGCGCTACGTGATCATGGGAGATGCCGACGACAGCTACGACTTCACCGAAGTCCCCCGTTTTGTCGACAAGCTCAGAGAAGGCTACGACTTTGCCCAGGGCTGCCGGCTGCCCGGGGGCGGGGGCCGAGTGCTCCCCGGTGCGATGCCGTTCTTGCATCGATTCTGGGGCAATCCGATGCTCACCTACTTGGTGCGGCGAATGTTCCAGGCACCGATTCGCGACGTCTACTGCGGGCTGCGAGGCTTCACCAAGGAGGCCTACGACGAGTTGGGCCTGCGCTGCACCGGCATGGAGTTCGCCGCCGAGATGGTGATCAAGGGAAGCCTCTTCGGTAAGAAATTCGCCGAGATCCCGATCACGCTCCATCCGGACGGCAGATCCGCTCAGACTCCTCACCTCCGGACCTTTCGCGACGGCTGGCGCACTCTGCGTTTCTTCCTGATGTACAGCCCGAGGTGGCTGTTTCTCTGGCCCGGAATCCTCCTGATCCTGCTGGGCCTCGTCGGATATGCCGTGGCGCTGCCGGGCGTTACGGTTTTCGGCGCGATTCTCGACGTTCACACGCTGCTCTTCGCCAGTCTGGCGGTGCTGGTGGGCTATCAATCGGTGCAGTTCGCCGTGTTCGCCAAGGCGTTCGCGGTCAGCGAGAAGCTCGTGCCCGGCGACCCGAAGCTCAATTGGCTCTTTCGCACCGTGACGCTGGAACGAGGGCTGGTCCTGGGCGTCCTGGCTCTTCTCGTCGGGCTCTCGTTCCTGGGGGTCGCGGTCAACCAGTGGCGCCTGACCGGGTTCGGTCCCCTCGACTACGCCCGTTCGATGAGATGGGTGATTCCGGGAGTTACCCTCTCGGCTCTCGGAGTCCAAACGGTGCTGTCGGGTTTCTTTCTGAGCATTCTCGGCATGGCCCGGAAGTGA
- a CDS encoding fatty acyl-AMP ligase, with protein MSGPDRAETLIQLLAFRADAEPDKEAFRFAGESQSYGKLWRSVNRLAANLLADGLGLSERVVLALPNGAEFFYVFYGVQRAGGVAVPIFPDSGVERVFQLAAHCQAGTVVLSASLPDDALERFRARGRTDSIRVLIAEDLARGLQNQPEPEFPAIQADDLAYIQYTSGSTGNPKGVQLSHANLLTNARQLIAGMEITPEEIFVSWLPVFHDMGLVLMTLVPFYLGARLILLPAVLTNIRGWLTEIEANGGTFTAAPDFAYRLCLRYVKDPGEHDLSSLRVALNAAEPVRRGTIEEFEAAFDLDRVMMPGYGLAEATVGVSMWAPGTKVKVDERGVVSVGKPFPEIEIAILEQDGSPELCAVGSTGEVLVKSPANTRGYLDNPEASAGLFWSGFVRTGDVGYVDAEGHLFIVGRKKSIIIQAGRNIAPREIEEVVDALPFVRYSAAVGVDRGGLEGEQAYVFAELREHKTPSPEECEERSIAIVQAIHSHLGLRPGRVYLAAPKTIPLTHNGKIRHLELARQYRDGNLRARGQLLFPSW; from the coding sequence ATGTCCGGACCTGACCGGGCCGAGACCCTGATCCAGTTGCTCGCCTTTCGTGCCGACGCCGAGCCCGACAAAGAGGCCTTTCGCTTCGCCGGAGAAAGCCAGTCCTACGGGAAGCTCTGGCGAAGCGTCAACCGGCTCGCCGCGAATCTCTTGGCGGACGGCTTGGGCCTGAGCGAGAGAGTGGTGCTCGCTCTTCCCAACGGTGCCGAGTTCTTCTACGTCTTCTACGGTGTGCAGCGTGCCGGGGGGGTCGCGGTGCCGATCTTTCCCGACTCGGGCGTCGAGCGAGTCTTCCAACTCGCGGCCCACTGCCAGGCCGGCACCGTCGTGCTCTCGGCTTCGCTTCCCGACGACGCTCTGGAGCGCTTCCGCGCCCGAGGGAGAACCGACTCGATTCGCGTTCTCATCGCCGAGGACTTGGCGCGTGGACTGCAGAATCAGCCGGAGCCGGAGTTCCCGGCCATTCAGGCGGATGATCTTGCCTATATCCAGTACACCTCCGGTAGCACCGGCAACCCGAAGGGGGTCCAGCTCTCTCACGCCAACTTGCTCACCAACGCCCGTCAGCTGATCGCGGGTATGGAGATCACGCCGGAAGAGATCTTTGTCAGCTGGCTCCCGGTCTTCCACGACATGGGGCTGGTGCTGATGACCCTGGTGCCGTTCTATCTCGGCGCCCGGTTGATCCTGCTTCCAGCGGTTCTGACCAATATCCGCGGCTGGCTGACCGAGATCGAGGCCAACGGCGGAACCTTTACCGCGGCGCCCGATTTCGCCTACCGGCTCTGCCTGCGCTACGTGAAGGACCCCGGCGAGCACGATCTCTCGAGCCTGCGGGTAGCGCTCAACGCCGCCGAGCCGGTGCGAAGAGGCACGATTGAGGAATTCGAGGCGGCCTTTGACCTGGACCGGGTGATGATGCCGGGCTACGGACTGGCCGAGGCCACGGTCGGCGTCAGCATGTGGGCACCGGGCACGAAAGTGAAGGTCGACGAACGGGGCGTGGTGTCGGTGGGCAAGCCGTTTCCGGAGATCGAGATCGCGATCCTCGAGCAGGATGGCTCCCCGGAGCTCTGCGCGGTCGGCTCGACCGGAGAGGTTCTGGTGAAGAGTCCCGCCAACACACGCGGCTACCTCGACAATCCCGAGGCCAGCGCCGGTCTCTTCTGGAGCGGGTTCGTTCGCACCGGCGACGTCGGCTATGTCGACGCGGAAGGCCACCTCTTCATCGTCGGCCGCAAGAAGAGCATCATCATTCAGGCCGGCCGCAATATCGCGCCGCGCGAGATCGAGGAGGTCGTAGACGCCCTGCCCTTCGTGCGCTACTCGGCGGCCGTCGGTGTCGATCGCGGCGGACTCGAAGGCGAGCAGGCCTACGTGTTCGCCGAGCTACGCGAGCACAAGACGCCGTCCCCGGAGGAGTGCGAAGAGCGGTCGATCGCTATCGTGCAGGCGATTCACTCCCACCTGGGACTGCGACCCGGGCGCGTCTACCTGGCGGCTCCGAAAACGATCCCGCTCACCCACAATGGCAAGATTCGCCACCTCGAGCTCGCGCGCCAGTATCGAGACGGCAACCTACGCGCGCGCGGCCAGCTGCTTTTCCCGTCCTGGTAA
- a CDS encoding acyl carrier protein, translating into MTVDTREITQMAALQLGCENVRLEDRLLEDLAASSVDLVNLTVALEDRYGIAIREEDVAALRTVADLHALVDRLLAGS; encoded by the coding sequence ATGACTGTCGACACCCGAGAGATCACCCAGATGGCCGCCCTGCAACTCGGCTGCGAGAACGTCCGGCTCGAAGACCGGTTGCTGGAGGATCTCGCCGCCAGCTCGGTCGATCTGGTCAACCTGACCGTGGCCCTGGAAGACCGGTACGGGATCGCGATTCGTGAGGAAGACGTCGCAGCCCTGCGCACGGTGGCCGATCTTCACGCGCTGGTCGACAGACTTCTGGCCGGTTCTTGA
- a CDS encoding efflux RND transporter periplasmic adaptor subunit, which translates to MRPILSRVGAWRAATVLLTVVVAGGCGKRVLQLAGTVERTTLEITAPISEVIVEIPVTAGSRVTTDQEVVRLDTEVAEAELRAFEAALAAAQATLVEAEEEFRRKTELSRRRVASQQELGRARRQRDEATAVVAEREARVLQANRRLRDLTLRSHDAGVVDQLPFEVGERVPPGAVVAVVQTDDNPWVRVWIPARAVALLTPEARAEVKIEGLSDWFGGRVEEVAREPEFTPHYALTERESAHLVYRARVVLTDAPADLRPGLPARVKLILSRPGKKAA; encoded by the coding sequence ATGCGCCCGATTCTGAGTCGCGTTGGAGCATGGAGGGCCGCCACGGTCCTCTTGACGGTCGTGGTTGCCGGCGGTTGTGGCAAGAGAGTCCTGCAACTCGCCGGCACGGTCGAGCGGACTACTCTGGAAATCACCGCTCCGATCTCGGAAGTGATCGTCGAGATTCCGGTCACCGCGGGCTCGCGTGTGACCACCGATCAGGAGGTGGTGCGCCTGGACACCGAAGTTGCCGAGGCCGAGCTCAGAGCCTTCGAAGCGGCGCTCGCGGCCGCGCAGGCGACCCTGGTCGAAGCAGAGGAGGAATTCCGGCGCAAGACCGAGTTGAGCCGGCGACGGGTCGCGAGCCAGCAGGAGCTGGGCCGTGCTCGCCGGCAACGCGACGAGGCGACGGCGGTTGTGGCGGAGAGGGAGGCGCGCGTTCTCCAAGCGAATCGACGACTCCGAGACTTGACGCTGCGTTCCCATGACGCCGGCGTCGTCGACCAATTGCCGTTCGAGGTCGGCGAGCGTGTGCCGCCGGGAGCCGTGGTTGCGGTCGTTCAGACCGACGACAACCCCTGGGTCCGGGTTTGGATTCCGGCCCGGGCGGTGGCACTGCTAACACCCGAAGCCCGAGCCGAGGTCAAGATCGAAGGACTGTCGGACTGGTTCGGCGGGCGCGTCGAGGAGGTGGCGCGCGAGCCCGAGTTCACGCCGCACTACGCCCTGACCGAAAGGGAGAGCGCGCATCTGGTCTACCGCGCGCGGGTCGTGCTCACCGATGCCCCGGCCGATCTGCGCCCGGGCCTGCCGGCTCGGGTCAAGCTGATCCTCTCGCGACCGGGGAAGAAAGCCGCATGA
- a CDS encoding ABC transporter ATP-binding protein, with translation MNDEPVIEARALRRRFGKLTAVDGVDLEVHQGEVFGFLGPNGAGKSTLIRMLVGLLPPSEGTIRVLGHELPGESERLRSKVGYMTQKFSLYEDLSIEENLRFAAEIFGLERTLRSQRVEEVLAEYELGERRGQRPATLSGGWKQRLALAVANIHQPSLLVLDEPTAGVDPDRRRAFWEKIFEIASRDATVLVSTHYMDEAVRCHRLCMMIRGRPVAIGSPAELTEALEGRVVEIETRDAETSIAELRTLPQVSSVTQLGDRVHVLLSRDAQLAERVAPELERHLRAAGQENTVAQAAQPNLEDVFVALNLGETLIESAA, from the coding sequence ATGAACGACGAGCCGGTCATCGAGGCGCGCGCGCTCAGACGGCGATTCGGAAAGCTGACCGCCGTCGATGGGGTCGACCTCGAGGTGCACCAGGGCGAAGTATTCGGTTTCCTGGGTCCAAATGGCGCCGGCAAGTCGACGCTCATTCGCATGCTGGTCGGCCTGCTGCCTCCGAGCGAAGGCACGATTCGCGTCCTCGGCCACGAGCTGCCGGGTGAGTCCGAGCGGCTGCGTTCCAAGGTCGGCTACATGACGCAGAAGTTCTCGCTCTACGAGGATCTGTCGATCGAAGAGAACCTTCGCTTCGCCGCCGAGATCTTCGGCTTGGAGAGAACGCTCCGCTCGCAGCGCGTCGAAGAAGTCCTGGCCGAGTACGAGCTCGGCGAGCGCCGCGGCCAGCGCCCGGCGACTCTCTCGGGAGGCTGGAAGCAGCGCCTGGCGCTGGCCGTTGCCAACATCCATCAGCCCAGCTTGCTGGTTCTCGACGAGCCGACCGCGGGCGTGGACCCGGATCGGCGCCGGGCGTTCTGGGAGAAGATCTTCGAGATCGCTTCTCGAGACGCCACCGTTCTGGTGTCGACGCACTATATGGACGAGGCGGTTCGTTGCCACCGCCTTTGCATGATGATTCGGGGTCGCCCGGTGGCGATCGGTTCGCCGGCGGAGCTGACCGAGGCGCTCGAAGGCCGGGTGGTCGAGATCGAGACCCGCGACGCCGAGACTTCGATCGCCGAGTTGCGCACTCTGCCGCAAGTCTCGAGCGTCACCCAACTCGGCGACCGGGTCCACGTGTTGCTGTCCCGAGACGCTCAACTCGCCGAGCGCGTCGCACCGGAGCTCGAGAGACACCTGCGCGCAGCCGGCCAGGAGAATACTGTGGCCCAGGCTGCGCAGCCCAACCTCGAAGACGTCTTCGTCGCCCTCAATCTGGGCGAGACCTTGATCGAGAGCGCGGCATGA